AGCCGGAACATTTAGTGGCTAAGATATTTTGTGGTAACCCCTTAATTATTAATCTTTACCGTTATTTTATATCAGGATAGTTTAAGGATGTTGCATTAAAGTGTTTTGCAATTGTAATTACATCGCTCATGTTTATCGAAGAATCCATGTTAAAGTCACAGTTGGAAATATACTTTGCATCTCCTTCTACAGTATTAAAGCACTTTGCAAGCTCCATTATGTCGGACATATTTATCGCACCGTCTCCGGCACCCTCCTTATTCAGGTCTCCGGCCCACATATATATCGGTGCATTGCTTGAAGAAATCTGCTTATTACCTGTTACCGAAATGCTCTTTTCAAAAGACAGGTACCCGGATTTACTGATCAAGATTGTTGTATTACCCAGTCCTGAGGGAGCATTGATTTCAAAATGACCGTTTTCATCCGTCTTTGCTGTGAGTTCTCCTAACTTAACAGTAAATCCTGCTTTTAAAGAGGAAGGGGAAGATGTGTTAATGTCAGGAGCTACATATCCCGATACCTTATACCCCGTTCCTGATGTAGGAGTTGGGGTAGCTGAAGATGGCGATGAAGATGGTGATGAAGTATATCCTGAAGTAGGATAAGTTTTAAGGTCAGGTAGCTCATCCAAGGTTATACAGTATTCGCTCTTATACATTTCAGTCAGCCAGGCAACCGGATTGTTTTGTTCTCCAGTAAGCCACCAGCCGTACCAGGGGCAGAAATAGAGCCATCCGGCCATTTCATTTGTAAGATTTCCGACCCTGGGGATTGTATCGTTTTCACTCATAGCAACCATCTTTTTACCACCCGTAAGCTTCACCAGGCTAAAGAAGGTAGAGGAAATTGCACTTCCGTTGGGAAGCCCATCCTTGGCATTGTACTTGTCATAACCTACAATATCAACAACATCATCACCTGGGAACCATTTAGGTGATGTATCGTAAGTATATGAAGTCCACACCCAGATAAGGTTATTAAGCTTGTGCTCGTTTGTAAATTTATCATAGAGGAGCCTATATAGTTTAACGCATGGCTCAGGTCCTTCGGCACCCCACCAGAACCAACCTCCTTCTGCCTCATGGAGAGGTCTGAACAATATAGGTACTCCTGCGTCCTGAACCTGCTTAAGTTTTCCTGCCATAAAGTCGATATCGCTAAGGAGTGCCTTGTTTTCTGCCGTACCGGGAGTCAAAGCCTTTGATATGC
The Pseudobacteroides sp. genome window above contains:
- a CDS encoding glycosyl hydrolase — encoded protein: MYKKPKKKVFLAWALIVLISLMPVMNAASVVPTDGIKYEFEKGVHNGAQIYTDYVGKTDDGLTFDLSGASCSFIGQKGTSTSVNVEIDEAGLYELIVRYAQPYDKNKKVQYLNVNDSNQGEVSFAYTLGWKEISAGIVKLNKGANNVEFESYWGYTYFDYLIVKPADENIRNLNVPKTLVNPNATKEAKSLISYLADVYGKHILSGQQELCGSHNYEGSEAEFTYIKEKTGKMPAVRGFDFMNFRGNGLLWDDLCAERVIDWYKNKNGIPTVCWHWFSPGNIGKKADNSFYTESTSFSISKALTPGTAENKALLSDIDFMAGKLKQVQDAGVPILFRPLHEAEGGWFWWGAEGPEPCVKLYRLLYDKFTNEHKLNNLIWVWTSYTYDTSPKWFPGDDVVDIVGYDKYNAKDGLPNGSAISSTFFSLVKLTGGKKMVAMSENDTIPRVGNLTNEMAGWLYFCPWYGWWLTGEQNNPVAWLTEMYKSEYCITLDELPDLKTYPTSGYTSSPSSSPSSATPTPTSGTGYKVSGYVAPDINTSSPSSLKAGFTVKLGELTAKTDENGHFEINAPSGLGNTTILISKSGYLSFEKSISVTGNKQISSSNAPIYMWAGDLNKEGAGDGAINMSDIMELAKCFNTVEGDAKYISNCDFNMDSSINMSDVITIAKHFNATSLNYPDIK